From Saprospiraceae bacterium, one genomic window encodes:
- the pdxH gene encoding pyridoxamine 5'-phosphate oxidase — MDYKDLRKEYLKHSLELSDLDPDPILQFKRWFHEAIRAKVDEPNAMVCATVSKEGKPSCRYVLLKGLRENRFVFFTNYNSRKGIELTENKFCSLVFFWRELERQVRVEGMAEKSTEEYSDEYFESRPLGSRISSLVSPQSAIIPSKAVLEEELKKWSELDAGLIKRPVHWGGFEIIPDRMEFWQGRQDRLHDRVCYQKKLDSSWELFLLAP; from the coding sequence ATGGACTACAAAGATCTGAGAAAAGAGTATCTAAAGCACAGTCTTGAGCTTTCTGATTTGGATCCGGATCCCATCCTGCAATTCAAACGCTGGTTTCACGAAGCCATTCGCGCCAAAGTAGATGAGCCAAATGCCATGGTTTGTGCCACAGTCAGTAAAGAGGGTAAACCCTCTTGCAGGTATGTTTTATTAAAAGGCTTGAGGGAAAATCGATTTGTTTTTTTTACCAATTACAACAGCCGCAAAGGAATTGAATTGACAGAAAATAAGTTTTGCAGTCTGGTCTTCTTCTGGAGGGAATTGGAAAGACAGGTGAGAGTTGAAGGGATGGCTGAAAAATCTACAGAAGAGTACTCCGATGAATACTTCGAATCAAGGCCGTTGGGAAGCAGGATTTCCAGCCTGGTTTCTCCACAGAGTGCAATAATCCCTTCAAAAGCGGTATTGGAAGAAGAATTAAAAAAGTGGTCAGAACTGGATGCCGGACTGATCAAACGTCCGGTCCATTGGGGAGGTTTTGAAATTATTCCAGATCGAATGGAGTTCTGGCAAGGAAGACAGGATCGTCTGCACGACAGGGTTTGTTACCAGAAAAAATTGGATTCCAGTTGGGAGCTCTTTCTCCTGGCACCTTGA
- a CDS encoding amidohydrolase, with the protein MQKFILHPLLFAFILIQPMLAQDFIEKESRLILDDLIQHRRHLHQNPELSNREFNTAQYVAKHLREYNLEVKEGIAHTGVVGILKTNRPGPVIALRADMDALPVEEKSGLPFASQLKTNYNGQEVSVSHACGHDAHVAILLGTAQLLAKHRHRLKGTIVFIFQPAEEGPPEGEEGGAPMMIQQGVLEDPKVEVIFGLHMNAHAPVGHLWYKPGAFMASADWFKVEITGKQTHGAKPWDGVDPITVAAQIIQGYQTIVARQTDLTKTPLVLTVGKINGGLRENIIPEKVIFGGSIRVMDTSIQYQTHRSMHLMTKNIAEAYGANASLTIVQRCPVTFNTPDLVQRMIPSLQKAAGADRVSLTDGSTWSEDFAWYGTKVPSFFFNLGGRPVGIDPDKVSPHHTPGFVIDDSQLDVGVRAFCHLVMDYSR; encoded by the coding sequence ATGCAAAAATTTATTCTTCATCCCCTCCTCTTTGCCTTTATTCTGATCCAACCGATGTTGGCTCAGGATTTTATTGAGAAAGAAAGTCGGCTGATCCTCGACGATCTGATTCAGCATAGGCGGCATCTGCACCAGAATCCTGAACTCAGCAACAGGGAATTTAATACCGCCCAGTACGTTGCCAAGCACTTGCGCGAATACAATCTTGAAGTGAAGGAGGGGATTGCCCACACAGGCGTTGTTGGGATTTTAAAAACCAATCGACCCGGTCCCGTGATTGCGCTCCGGGCAGACATGGATGCCTTGCCTGTTGAAGAAAAATCAGGACTGCCCTTTGCCTCGCAATTAAAAACCAATTACAATGGCCAGGAAGTATCAGTAAGTCACGCCTGCGGTCATGATGCCCACGTCGCCATCCTCCTGGGCACCGCCCAATTATTGGCCAAACACCGCCATCGGTTGAAAGGAACCATTGTTTTTATCTTTCAGCCAGCAGAAGAGGGACCTCCCGAAGGCGAAGAGGGTGGCGCTCCGATGATGATTCAGCAAGGAGTATTGGAGGATCCAAAGGTGGAGGTCATTTTTGGATTGCACATGAATGCCCATGCTCCTGTAGGACATCTGTGGTACAAGCCGGGTGCATTTATGGCATCTGCAGACTGGTTTAAAGTGGAAATCACCGGAAAACAAACCCATGGTGCCAAGCCCTGGGACGGTGTTGACCCAATCACCGTTGCGGCACAGATCATACAGGGATATCAGACCATTGTAGCCAGACAAACAGACCTCACAAAGACACCTTTGGTGTTGACGGTGGGAAAAATCAATGGTGGGTTAAGAGAAAACATCATTCCCGAAAAAGTAATTTTTGGTGGCAGCATAAGGGTCATGGATACCAGCATTCAATACCAAACACACCGGAGCATGCATCTGATGACAAAAAACATCGCAGAGGCCTATGGAGCAAATGCCAGTTTGACCATTGTCCAGAGGTGCCCGGTGACTTTTAATACCCCTGACCTGGTGCAGAGAATGATCCCTTCCCTGCAAAAGGCTGCCGGAGCAGATCGCGTGTCATTGACCGATGGATCTACCTGGTCAGAAGATTTTGCCTGGTATGGTACCAAGGTGCCTTCCTTTTTTTTCAATCTGGGTGGCAGACCAGTTGGCATAGATCCTGATAAAGTGTCTCCCCACCATACACCCGGATTTGTGATAGATGACAGCCAGCTGGATGTTGGCGTCCGGGCTTTTTGCCATTTGGTAATGGATTACAGCCGGTAG
- a CDS encoding anion permease, translating into MKDQKLWMGFGVVLLISIYFLWNPFQSEIKMLSTTGVAILMVCFWIFEILPLPVTALLPLVIFPLSGIEEIQQTARHYADPIIFLFMGGFFIALAIEKWNLHKRIALNILVWTGSQGNQILMGFMVASFLISMWLSNTATTMMMFPIATSVLSVIGKTNPDTDLKYFQISILLGIAYAANIGGLATIIGTPPNVAFVAYAREQLQLEISFFDWMKICLPIAILILALLYLLFTKVIFVNGLRSQEKTMDFIRTERSALGPWKTSEIRTLMVFVLAAMLWIIREPLELFLQIKIHDSMIGIGAGMLLFMIPSGVKLKLNKPSETEDPQTDERLLHWSDTSKMSWGILLMFGGGLTLAKALENAGVIQQMGQFLSLHSPSSVFLSIVLIAAISIFLSEIMSNIAQVIVMAPVVGSLSLALDLNPLILGIPMTLAASCAGMLPMGTPPNAIVFSSGKIPLHQMLKAGFYLNLISIVTIGFLVYLIIG; encoded by the coding sequence ATGAAAGATCAAAAACTGTGGATGGGATTTGGCGTTGTCTTGTTGATTTCAATTTACTTCCTATGGAATCCCTTTCAATCAGAGATAAAAATGCTCAGCACCACAGGCGTGGCGATATTGATGGTTTGTTTTTGGATTTTTGAAATACTACCACTTCCCGTCACAGCCTTGTTGCCATTGGTGATATTTCCGTTGTCGGGTATCGAAGAAATTCAACAAACAGCGCGCCACTATGCAGATCCCATCATTTTTTTATTTATGGGAGGTTTTTTCATCGCACTTGCCATTGAAAAATGGAATTTGCATAAAAGAATTGCCTTGAACATCCTCGTTTGGACCGGAAGCCAGGGCAACCAAATACTTATGGGATTTATGGTGGCGAGTTTTCTCATCAGCATGTGGTTGAGCAATACGGCTACCACGATGATGATGTTTCCCATCGCAACTTCTGTGCTTTCGGTTATAGGAAAAACAAATCCGGACACTGACTTAAAATATTTTCAAATTTCTATTCTGTTGGGAATTGCGTATGCGGCAAATATCGGTGGTCTGGCGACCATCATTGGGACTCCACCCAATGTTGCTTTTGTGGCTTATGCCAGAGAGCAACTACAATTGGAAATTTCATTTTTTGACTGGATGAAAATTTGTTTACCGATCGCGATTTTGATACTCGCTTTGTTATATCTACTTTTTACAAAAGTCATTTTTGTCAATGGACTGAGAAGTCAGGAAAAAACCATGGATTTTATTCGCACAGAAAGAAGCGCTTTGGGTCCTTGGAAAACCTCTGAAATCAGAACGCTGATGGTATTTGTACTGGCTGCAATGCTATGGATCATTAGAGAACCATTGGAATTGTTTTTACAAATAAAAATTCATGACAGCATGATTGGTATTGGAGCGGGAATGCTATTGTTTATGATACCATCCGGTGTAAAACTTAAACTGAATAAGCCCAGTGAAACCGAAGATCCACAAACAGACGAACGCTTGTTGCATTGGTCCGATACTTCTAAAATGAGTTGGGGAATCCTCTTGATGTTTGGTGGAGGCCTTACGCTGGCAAAAGCCCTGGAAAATGCCGGTGTGATCCAACAGATGGGACAATTTCTATCCTTGCATTCGCCTTCTTCGGTTTTTCTCTCCATTGTTTTGATTGCCGCGATTTCTATTTTCCTGAGTGAAATAATGTCCAATATTGCGCAGGTCATTGTGATGGCGCCTGTGGTCGGAAGTTTGTCTTTGGCCTTGGATCTAAATCCTCTTATCCTTGGTATTCCAATGACCCTGGCTGCCAGTTGTGCGGGAATGTTGCCGATGGGCACTCCACCCAATGCAATTGTATTTTCATCGGGAAAAATCCCTTTGCATCAAATGCTGAAAGCGGGATTTTACCTCAACCTGATTAGCATTGTGACCATTGGTTTTCTCGTGTACTTAATCATTGGTTAG
- a CDS encoding aldo/keto reductase translates to MQYQLLGKSGLKVSPLCLGTMGFGTEWGWGLSPEDSHQILKHFVDAGGNFIDTANRYTEGSSEKIIGDFISTDRDHFVIATKYSLHDNQTNVNASGNNRKNMIRSVEQSLKRLKTEFIDLLYLHIWDRLTPIEEVMMGLDHLVRQGKVHYLGISDTPAWVVSQAQTLAESNAWSKLISLQVEYSLLQRTPERELIPMAKHFGMTVMPWAPLAGGALTGKYLKGEQGRIKTGSSRLNERAEKITKTVLEIGDQLGVPASHVALAWTRQQGFSCIPIVGATKLNQLDENIKSLALVLSAEQLEKLNLVSQIELGFPGDFFNEAGVKTVTYGGFYDQIIKPFE, encoded by the coding sequence ATGCAATATCAATTATTGGGCAAGAGTGGTCTGAAGGTTTCTCCACTTTGTCTCGGAACCATGGGATTTGGAACCGAATGGGGCTGGGGACTTTCACCAGAAGACAGCCATCAGATCTTAAAACATTTTGTAGACGCGGGTGGTAATTTTATTGATACGGCCAACCGATATACGGAAGGCTCCAGCGAAAAAATCATTGGAGATTTTATTTCCACAGACAGAGATCATTTTGTAATTGCCACCAAGTACAGCTTGCACGACAATCAAACCAACGTCAACGCTTCGGGCAACAACCGCAAAAACATGATCCGAAGCGTAGAGCAAAGTCTAAAGCGCCTGAAGACCGAGTTTATTGATTTGTTGTACCTCCATATTTGGGATCGATTGACACCCATCGAAGAGGTGATGATGGGATTGGATCATTTGGTCAGACAGGGCAAGGTACATTATCTGGGAATTAGTGATACGCCAGCCTGGGTGGTGAGTCAGGCACAGACGCTGGCTGAATCCAATGCCTGGAGCAAGTTAATTTCTCTGCAAGTGGAATACAGTCTCTTGCAAAGAACCCCCGAAAGAGAATTGATTCCGATGGCCAAACATTTTGGGATGACCGTAATGCCCTGGGCACCCCTTGCCGGTGGTGCATTGACCGGAAAATACCTAAAAGGAGAACAAGGTCGAATTAAAACAGGTAGCAGCAGATTGAATGAAAGGGCTGAAAAAATCACCAAAACTGTCCTTGAAATTGGAGATCAATTGGGGGTGCCGGCTTCGCACGTTGCCTTGGCCTGGACCAGACAGCAGGGCTTTTCCTGCATTCCAATTGTGGGTGCTACCAAATTGAATCAGTTGGACGAAAACATCAAATCATTGGCATTGGTCTTGTCTGCCGAACAGCTTGAAAAATTAAATTTGGTAAGTCAAATCGAATTGGGATTTCCCGGAGATTTTTTCAACGAGGCTGGTGTAAAAACCGTGACCTATGGAGGATTTTACGACCAAATTATCAAACCCTTTGAGTGA
- a CDS encoding pirin family protein: MANTVYHAAETRGKTKIGWLDSNHTFSFGSYQNNQRIHFGVLRVLNDDVIAGGSGFAAHPHSDMEIISIPLSGSLKHKDNMGNEVVIKTGDIQVMSAGTGIQHSEYNASSTEPCSFLQIWIFPHQKSVKPRYDLFSYDTDLENQWQQLLSPNQEDKGVWIHQNAWIHLGKMSEGIQLNYALKNPKNGLYIFVLNGTVKIYDQILNPRDGFGITDPDHVEIEAVQNAEIIVMELPMHI; the protein is encoded by the coding sequence ATGGCAAATACCGTATATCACGCAGCAGAAACGAGAGGAAAAACCAAAATTGGTTGGTTGGATTCAAACCATACTTTTAGTTTTGGTTCTTATCAAAATAATCAAAGGATTCATTTTGGTGTTTTGCGTGTCTTGAATGATGATGTCATAGCAGGGGGAAGCGGTTTTGCTGCCCATCCTCACAGCGACATGGAAATTATTTCCATACCCTTGTCCGGGAGTTTAAAACACAAGGACAACATGGGTAATGAAGTGGTGATCAAGACCGGAGACATTCAGGTGATGAGTGCCGGTACGGGCATTCAGCACAGTGAATACAATGCAAGTAGCACGGAGCCCTGTTCATTCTTGCAAATATGGATATTTCCCCATCAAAAATCTGTAAAGCCACGGTACGATCTCTTTTCTTATGACACCGACTTGGAAAATCAATGGCAGCAATTACTTTCTCCCAATCAAGAGGATAAGGGTGTTTGGATTCATCAAAACGCATGGATCCACCTGGGAAAAATGTCAGAAGGAATTCAACTCAATTACGCGCTAAAGAATCCAAAAAATGGCTTGTACATTTTTGTGTTAAATGGAACCGTAAAAATTTACGATCAAATCTTGAATCCAAGAGATGGATTTGGGATCACCGATCCTGATCATGTGGAAATCGAAGCCGTACAAAATGCAGAAATCATCGTCATGGAATTACCCATGCATATTTAA
- a CDS encoding nitroreductase family protein, producing the protein MNQIKKAHTKYPVLELIQNRWSARSFRTDKDISMDDLYTLIEAGSWAPSSSNEQPWKFILAPRGSEQYQKVYDALMEGNKPWCKNAAAFVVCLIRTQVEKTGKDNFYAMHDLGLANAQILLQATSMEIASHPMAGIDKNKLTESFNIPEGIKPAVVIALGYLDEAQKLEEPFLTRELTPRNRKPLEEIIMQF; encoded by the coding sequence ATGAATCAAATTAAAAAGGCACACACGAAATATCCGGTTTTGGAATTAATTCAAAATCGCTGGAGCGCAAGAAGTTTCCGCACGGACAAGGACATCTCCATGGACGATCTTTACACCTTAATCGAAGCCGGTAGTTGGGCTCCAAGTTCAAGCAACGAACAACCCTGGAAATTTATCCTTGCACCGAGGGGCAGTGAGCAGTATCAGAAAGTGTATGATGCATTAATGGAAGGCAACAAACCCTGGTGCAAGAATGCTGCTGCATTTGTAGTTTGTCTGATCAGAACCCAGGTCGAAAAAACGGGGAAGGATAATTTTTATGCGATGCACGATTTGGGGCTTGCCAACGCGCAAATTTTATTGCAGGCTACTTCGATGGAAATTGCCAGTCATCCGATGGCCGGCATTGATAAAAATAAATTGACCGAATCTTTTAATATTCCTGAGGGAATCAAACCTGCGGTGGTCATAGCGTTGGGTTATCTAGATGAAGCTCAAAAACTCGAAGAGCCTTTTCTCACAAGGGAATTGACGCCTAGGAATAGGAAGCCTTTGGAGGAGATTATAATGCAGTTTTAA
- a CDS encoding T9SS type A sorting domain-containing protein translates to MKFVISVIFVLYFASGALAQKHDFNWVVGFNDILPIDSIYGPAILSFDTQDGNPSLTYSSKFINNTAYFSAMISNKAGEFRYHFDGKTVQNRFHKYVGRYEDICPFSYCDGSPQMSLMLPDYLNDSSYSLFTGLWNTIGDPRPGVNEVYAYFYNLRNVLIEENSTSMRLTKNEIFLNDTTTVGMLAACKHANGRDWWILIPRFQSNQFYTILFSENKIQNIFIQNMERFTDNSGGWAFFSPDGKYYAMTTRIYDNWDDHGRVEFYHFDRCTGLLSNRQSDVFPDYSYGRGSGGCFSPNSKYLYTTIDDFVYQYSILDGKMGNRQIIGTTDGVISHVTDSFHLEAKMGEMLAGPDGKIYIHFAMRPSRFYHTIEKPNLAPEKSDFNLRKIRLFTVIWSMPLFPHFRLGPIDGSDCDTLGIDNVPWAWWRYDQDTARYRCFEFVDLSGYLTEESEPEWYWDLGDGTQSRDTSPIHCFEKDGIYEVCLIVNNKYGADTLCRTLNVGTSATNDEGKIEIKTDIFPNPASDHFVLNVHDYLPESMYLHLINSQGQTVLRERVFQGSNVIDTELLPTGIFLVNLFERGVLLKSEKIVVVK, encoded by the coding sequence ATGAAATTCGTAATTTCAGTGATTTTTGTCTTATATTTTGCTTCTGGAGCTTTGGCACAGAAACATGATTTTAATTGGGTTGTTGGATTTAATGATATTTTACCCATTGATTCTATTTATGGACCAGCCATCCTGAGTTTTGATACTCAGGATGGCAATCCATCGCTTACTTACTCGTCCAAATTTATCAATAATACGGCGTACTTTAGCGCAATGATCAGCAATAAAGCAGGAGAATTTAGGTATCATTTTGACGGCAAGACCGTGCAAAACAGATTCCACAAATATGTTGGTAGGTACGAAGATATCTGCCCATTCTCTTATTGCGATGGATCTCCTCAAATGAGTCTGATGTTACCAGATTATTTGAATGATTCAAGTTATTCACTATTCACTGGATTATGGAATACAATAGGAGACCCCAGACCCGGGGTCAACGAAGTTTATGCATACTTTTACAATCTAAGAAATGTGCTCATTGAAGAAAACAGCACATCCATGCGATTGACAAAGAATGAAATTTTTCTCAATGATACAACAACTGTTGGCATGTTAGCAGCCTGCAAACACGCCAATGGCAGGGATTGGTGGATTTTAATTCCAAGATTCCAATCAAATCAGTTTTATACCATACTGTTTTCTGAAAATAAGATTCAGAACATTTTCATACAAAATATGGAGAGATTTACTGACAATTCTGGCGGTTGGGCATTTTTTTCTCCTGATGGAAAATATTATGCTATGACAACCAGGATTTATGATAATTGGGATGATCATGGCAGGGTTGAGTTTTATCATTTTGACCGATGCACAGGGCTATTGTCTAATAGACAATCCGATGTATTCCCAGATTACTCATATGGTAGAGGCTCCGGTGGCTGTTTTTCCCCAAATTCTAAGTACTTGTATACAACGATTGATGATTTCGTGTATCAATATAGTATTTTAGATGGAAAAATGGGTAACAGGCAAATCATTGGAACAACTGATGGAGTCATAAGTCATGTTACAGACAGCTTTCATCTTGAAGCAAAAATGGGAGAAATGCTTGCCGGTCCTGATGGTAAAATTTATATTCATTTTGCAATGCGCCCCTCTCGCTTTTACCACACAATAGAAAAACCTAATTTAGCTCCTGAGAAAAGTGATTTTAATTTGCGGAAAATTCGTTTATTTACAGTAATATGGTCAATGCCACTTTTTCCTCATTTCCGACTCGGCCCTATCGATGGCAGCGATTGTGACACTTTGGGTATCGACAATGTGCCTTGGGCCTGGTGGAGATATGATCAGGACACTGCCAGATACCGCTGTTTTGAGTTTGTGGATTTAAGTGGGTATTTAACAGAAGAATCTGAACCAGAATGGTATTGGGATCTGGGTGATGGTACACAAAGTAGGGATACTTCTCCGATACACTGCTTCGAGAAGGATGGAATCTATGAGGTTTGTTTGATTGTTAATAATAAATATGGCGCAGATACTCTATGTAGGACACTGAATGTGGGAACTTCAGCAACTAACGATGAAGGAAAAATTGAGATTAAAACTGATATTTTTCCAAACCCTGCTTCTGATCACTTCGTCCTAAATGTACATGACTATTTGCCCGAAAGTATGTACTTACATCTAATAAATTCACAAGGACAAACCGTCCTCCGTGAACGCGTATTTCAAGGTAGTAATGTCATCGATACAGAGCTGTTGCCTACAGGAATTTTCCTTGTTAATTTATTTGAACGAGGAGTTTTGCTAAAGTCGGAGAAAATTGTAGTCGTGAAGTGA